The following proteins are encoded in a genomic region of Methanobrevibacter sp.:
- a CDS encoding (deoxy)nucleoside triphosphate pyrophosphohydrolase produces the protein MKTLNVVAAIIKKDNKILATKRGYGEFINMWEFPGGKIEPNESKEEALIREIKEELDCTIKPTKFALDLEYQYPTFYLKMSCFEAIITEGTPKLLEHNDAKWLTKDQLDDVNWIPADIKAVNYLKETMDD, from the coding sequence ATGAAAACTTTAAATGTTGTAGCAGCTATTATTAAAAAGGATAATAAAATTCTCGCCACAAAGAGAGGTTACGGCGAGTTCATTAACATGTGGGAGTTTCCTGGCGGAAAAATAGAGCCAAACGAATCAAAAGAGGAAGCTCTTATAAGGGAAATCAAAGAGGAGCTTGACTGCACAATCAAGCCAACTAAATTCGCCCTAGACTTGGAATACCAGTATCCTACTTTTTATTTGAAAATGAGCTGTTTTGAAGCTATTATTACAGAAGGAACTCCAAAATTATTAGAACACAATGACGCCAAATGGCTTACAAAAGATCAATTAGACGATGTCAACTGGATTCCTGCAGACATCAAGGCTGTCAACTACCTGAAAGAAACCATGGATGATTAA